The following coding sequences are from one Rathayibacter sp. VKM Ac-2760 window:
- a CDS encoding Asp23/Gls24 family envelope stress response protein, giving the protein MTPDETSGPRGDGEDAVLPLSVPPADPAADTDPDSADTIGIDELGDYLDRGRLPYDPAIEESPEHRRTLRALERVRALSGALIDDDAAHLPAPTENWFGSILTQVRREARAGRDIPLASTDPDVELTITEGAVRGIVREAGDSVSGVLVGRCRLQGDVADPGADIAVEVTISVFWGVPIADAAQQVRERIHSRLLTQTELRVSTIDVRVEDVYVPGEEES; this is encoded by the coding sequence ATGACCCCGGACGAGACGTCCGGCCCGCGCGGCGACGGCGAGGACGCCGTGCTGCCGCTGAGCGTGCCACCGGCCGATCCCGCCGCCGACACCGACCCCGACTCCGCCGACACGATCGGGATCGACGAGCTCGGCGACTACCTCGACCGCGGCCGCCTGCCCTACGACCCCGCCATCGAGGAGTCGCCGGAGCACCGGCGCACGCTGCGCGCCCTCGAGCGCGTCCGCGCGCTGTCCGGCGCGCTGATCGACGACGACGCGGCGCACCTCCCGGCCCCCACCGAGAACTGGTTCGGCTCGATCCTCACCCAGGTGCGGCGCGAGGCGCGCGCCGGCCGCGACATCCCGCTCGCGAGCACCGACCCCGACGTCGAGCTGACGATCACCGAGGGCGCCGTCCGCGGCATCGTCCGCGAGGCCGGGGACAGCGTCTCCGGAGTCCTCGTCGGCCGCTGCCGGCTGCAGGGCGACGTCGCCGATCCCGGTGCCGACATCGCGGTCGAGGTGACGATCTCGGTGTTCTGGGGCGTCCCGATCGCGGACGCGGCGCAGCAGGTGCGCGAGCGGATCCACTCCCGCCTGCTCACCCAGACCGAGCTGCGCGTCTCGACGATCGACGTCCGCGTCGAGGACGTCTACGTCCCGGGGGAGGAGGAGTCGTGA
- a CDS encoding aldo/keto reductase, protein METRIFGRTGAPVSVVGLGTWQLGADWGDVAESDALAILDAAADAGVTLFDTADVYGDGRSERTIGAWRAANPDAEVFVATKMGRRVEQIPANYVLENFRAWTDRSRANLGVDTLDLVQLHCPPTSVYSDDAVFDALDTLVDEGAIAHYGVSVERTEEALTAIARPNVASVQIILNAFRLKPLDEVLPAAREAGVGILARVPLASGLLSGRYTTETVFAPDDHRNYNRDGSAFDVGETFSGVDFATGVEAAQEFSRLAADHGLAPATAALAWIIQQDGVTAVIPGARSVEQARANATAADAAPLGPAVMEAVTALYDTHFRPTVHPRW, encoded by the coding sequence ATGGAAACTCGAATCTTCGGCCGCACCGGTGCGCCCGTCTCCGTCGTCGGCCTCGGAACCTGGCAGCTCGGTGCCGACTGGGGTGACGTCGCCGAGAGCGACGCCCTCGCGATCCTCGACGCGGCGGCCGACGCGGGCGTCACCCTCTTCGACACCGCGGACGTCTACGGCGACGGCCGCAGCGAGCGCACGATCGGCGCCTGGCGCGCCGCGAACCCGGACGCGGAGGTGTTCGTCGCCACCAAGATGGGCCGCCGGGTCGAGCAGATCCCCGCGAACTACGTGCTCGAGAACTTCCGCGCCTGGACCGACCGCTCGCGCGCGAACCTCGGCGTCGACACGCTCGACCTGGTGCAGCTGCACTGCCCGCCGACCTCCGTCTACTCCGACGACGCCGTCTTCGACGCGCTCGACACGCTCGTCGACGAGGGCGCGATCGCGCACTACGGCGTCTCGGTCGAGCGCACGGAGGAGGCGCTCACCGCGATCGCGCGGCCGAACGTCGCGAGCGTGCAGATCATCCTCAACGCGTTCCGGCTGAAGCCGCTGGACGAGGTGCTGCCCGCCGCTCGCGAGGCCGGCGTCGGCATCCTGGCGCGCGTCCCGCTCGCCTCGGGCCTGCTCAGCGGCCGCTACACGACCGAGACCGTCTTCGCGCCGGACGACCACCGGAACTACAACCGCGACGGCTCGGCCTTCGACGTCGGCGAGACCTTCTCCGGCGTCGACTTCGCCACCGGCGTCGAGGCCGCGCAGGAGTTCTCCCGGCTCGCCGCCGACCACGGCCTGGCGCCCGCCACCGCCGCCCTCGCCTGGATCATCCAGCAGGACGGAGTGACGGCCGTCATCCCCGGCGCCCGCTCCGTCGAGCAGGCCCGCGCGAACGCCACCGCCGCCGACGCGGCCCCCCTCGGCCCCGCCGTCATGGAGGCCGTCACCGCCCTCTACGACACGCACTTCCGCCCCACGGTCCACCCCCGCTGGTAG
- the pgm gene encoding phosphoglucomutase (alpha-D-glucose-1,6-bisphosphate-dependent), translating into MTDRAGKPAEASDLIDVEALVRAYYEKKPDVSDPLQKVVFGTSGHRGSSFDTAFNEDHIAAVTQAIVEYRTNEGITGPLFIGADTHGLSRPALTTALEVLVANEVRVLVDEFDDYVPTPALSHAILRWNNDPAHTDRADGIVVTPSHNPPRDGGFKYNPPHGGPADSDATSWIANRANELIADGNRDVKSAEPSAVETYDYRTHYVADLKNIIDIDAIKKAGVKIGADPLGGASVHYWQLIAEMYELDLTVVNGEVDPAWGFMTLDWDEKIRMDPSSPSAMASVVARAGDYDILTGNDADADRHGIVTPDGGLMNPNHYLAVAIDYLYRHRSGWREDAAIGKTLVSSSIIDRVAESLGRRLWEVPVGFKWFVPGLVDGSVGFGGEESAGASFLRFDGTVWTTDKDGILLALLASEIVAVTGKSPSALYRELTEKFGDPVYERVDAVATKAQKAALGKLDGDAIPATTLAGEEIVAKLSKAPGNGAGVGGVKVVTENAWFAARPSGTEDVYKIYAESFRGLDHLHEVQAEARTIVDGALGS; encoded by the coding sequence ATGACCGATCGCGCAGGGAAGCCGGCAGAGGCCTCCGATCTCATCGACGTCGAGGCCCTCGTGAGGGCGTACTACGAGAAGAAGCCGGACGTGTCCGACCCCTTGCAGAAGGTGGTCTTCGGCACCTCCGGGCATCGCGGCTCCTCGTTCGACACCGCCTTCAACGAGGACCACATCGCGGCGGTGACGCAGGCCATCGTCGAGTACCGGACGAACGAGGGCATCACCGGCCCGCTCTTCATCGGCGCCGACACCCACGGCCTCTCGCGCCCGGCGCTGACGACCGCCCTCGAGGTGCTGGTCGCCAACGAGGTGCGCGTGCTCGTCGACGAGTTCGACGACTACGTGCCGACGCCGGCGCTCAGCCACGCGATCCTCCGCTGGAACAACGACCCGGCGCACACCGACCGGGCCGACGGGATCGTGGTCACCCCCTCGCACAACCCGCCCCGCGACGGCGGCTTCAAGTACAACCCGCCGCACGGCGGCCCGGCCGACTCCGACGCCACCTCCTGGATCGCGAACCGCGCCAACGAGCTGATCGCCGACGGCAACCGCGACGTCAAGTCGGCCGAGCCGAGCGCCGTCGAGACCTACGACTACCGCACCCACTACGTCGCGGACCTGAAGAACATCATCGACATCGACGCGATCAAGAAGGCCGGCGTGAAGATCGGCGCCGACCCGCTCGGCGGCGCCTCGGTGCACTACTGGCAGCTGATCGCCGAGATGTACGAGCTCGACCTGACGGTCGTCAACGGCGAGGTCGACCCGGCCTGGGGCTTCATGACCCTCGACTGGGACGAGAAGATCCGGATGGACCCGTCCTCGCCGAGCGCGATGGCCTCGGTCGTCGCCCGCGCCGGCGACTACGACATCCTCACCGGCAACGACGCCGACGCGGACCGCCACGGCATCGTCACGCCCGACGGCGGCCTGATGAACCCGAACCACTACCTCGCCGTCGCGATCGACTACCTCTACCGTCACCGCTCCGGCTGGCGCGAGGACGCGGCGATCGGCAAGACGCTCGTGTCGTCGTCGATCATCGACCGGGTCGCCGAGTCGCTCGGCCGCCGCCTCTGGGAGGTGCCGGTCGGCTTCAAGTGGTTCGTGCCCGGCCTCGTCGACGGCTCGGTCGGCTTCGGCGGCGAGGAGTCGGCCGGCGCGTCGTTCCTGCGCTTCGACGGCACCGTCTGGACGACCGACAAGGACGGCATCCTGCTGGCGCTGCTCGCCTCCGAGATCGTCGCCGTCACGGGCAAGAGCCCGTCGGCGCTGTACCGCGAGCTGACGGAGAAGTTCGGCGACCCCGTCTACGAGCGCGTCGATGCGGTCGCCACGAAGGCGCAGAAGGCGGCGCTCGGCAAGCTCGACGGCGACGCGATCCCGGCGACCACGCTGGCCGGCGAGGAGATCGTCGCGAAGCTGTCGAAGGCGCCGGGCAACGGCGCGGGCGTCGGCGGCGTCAAGGTCGTCACCGAGAACGCCTGGTTCGCCGCACGCCCCTCGGGCACCGAGGACGTCTACAAGATCTACGCCGAGTCCTTCCGCGGCCTCGACCACCTGCACGAGGTGCAGGCCGAGGCCCGCACCATCGTCGACGGCGCGCTGGGCTCCTAG
- a CDS encoding DUF559 domain-containing protein, with the protein MISDEPEGVFRVSEGRAAGWSRARMRSAGVSAPIFGVRSTTPVVTLGDRCAAVLHRLGDHVFLCGPTAALLWGAPLDRRWEQRLVLDVAVAAPARAPHADGLAGRSLRIDRSADLVVGRRGALTSPARTWCDLGAVLDLPDLVAVGDDLLHRRLVSLSLLEATVARYPGRRGIARLRPALGLLDARAESRPESRVRVALVLAGITGIEANVEIYDETGVFLGRVDLCLAWARVIVEYHGDHHRSEPGRWRKDIARARRLRAAGWNVIELTGDDLADLSAVVAQVRSALPR; encoded by the coding sequence GTGATCAGCGACGAGCCCGAGGGCGTCTTCCGCGTGTCGGAGGGGAGAGCGGCGGGCTGGTCGCGCGCTCGGATGCGGTCGGCGGGCGTGTCGGCTCCGATCTTCGGCGTCCGCTCGACGACTCCGGTGGTCACCCTCGGCGACCGGTGCGCGGCGGTGCTTCACCGGCTCGGCGACCACGTCTTCCTCTGCGGCCCGACGGCCGCGCTGCTGTGGGGCGCTCCGCTCGATCGCCGCTGGGAGCAGCGCCTCGTCCTCGACGTCGCCGTCGCGGCGCCGGCTCGCGCGCCGCATGCCGATGGACTGGCGGGGCGCAGCCTCCGCATCGACCGCTCCGCCGACCTCGTCGTGGGACGCCGCGGCGCGCTCACCTCTCCGGCCCGCACCTGGTGCGACCTCGGGGCGGTTCTCGACCTGCCCGACCTGGTCGCGGTCGGAGACGACCTGTTGCACCGCCGACTCGTCAGCCTGTCGCTGCTCGAGGCGACCGTCGCCCGATATCCGGGGCGGCGCGGCATCGCGCGCCTCCGGCCGGCCCTCGGTCTGCTCGACGCGCGGGCGGAGTCTCGGCCGGAGTCGCGCGTGCGGGTCGCCCTCGTGCTGGCCGGGATCACCGGGATCGAGGCGAACGTCGAGATCTACGACGAGACCGGCGTCTTCCTCGGCCGGGTCGACCTCTGCCTCGCCTGGGCCCGCGTCATCGTCGAGTACCACGGCGACCACCACCGCTCCGAGCCCGGCCGCTGGCGGAAGGACATCGCGCGGGCCCGCCGCCTGCGCGCCGCCGGCTGGAACGTGATCGAGCTCACCGGCGACGACCTCGCCGACCTGTCCGCCGTCGTGGCTCAGGTCCGATCAGCGCTGCCGCGCTGA
- a CDS encoding ribokinase — protein sequence MSLVVLGSANLDHVHRVTRIPAPGETVLALDSRTFPGGKGLNQAVAAARTAAGSVFVTSLGRDAAGDELAALLAEEPLELHARRGEDRTGTAQITVDEAGENAIVVDSGANAAFTGLTAEEERLVADADALLLQLEIPVATVLAAARAGRAAATTTILNAAPIGPLPAELLAELDVLIVNEHEARELGAERGLAAADDTALAVALTALVPLVLVTLGSDGVVVAVRDREPVRAPAFRVEVVDTTGAGDTFCGVFAARLASGGERLDDPAALVELVRWATAAAAISVTRPGAAVSTPTAAETESFLADHGA from the coding sequence ATGAGCCTCGTCGTCCTCGGTAGTGCCAATCTCGATCACGTCCACCGGGTCACCCGCATTCCCGCCCCCGGCGAGACGGTCCTCGCCCTCGACTCCCGCACCTTCCCCGGCGGCAAGGGACTCAACCAGGCGGTCGCCGCCGCCCGCACGGCCGCCGGCAGCGTCTTCGTCACGAGCCTCGGCCGCGACGCCGCGGGCGACGAGCTGGCAGCGCTGCTCGCCGAGGAGCCGCTCGAGCTGCACGCCCGCCGCGGCGAGGACCGCACCGGCACCGCGCAGATCACGGTCGACGAGGCGGGCGAGAACGCGATCGTGGTCGACTCCGGCGCGAACGCGGCCTTCACCGGCCTCACCGCCGAGGAGGAGCGCCTGGTCGCGGACGCCGACGCGCTGCTGCTCCAGCTCGAGATCCCCGTCGCGACGGTGCTGGCGGCGGCCCGCGCCGGCCGCGCGGCGGCGACCACCACGATCCTGAACGCGGCGCCGATCGGCCCGCTGCCGGCCGAGCTGCTCGCGGAGCTCGACGTGCTGATCGTCAACGAGCACGAGGCGCGCGAGCTCGGCGCCGAGCGCGGTCTCGCGGCCGCCGACGACACGGCGCTCGCGGTCGCCCTCACCGCGCTCGTCCCGCTCGTGCTGGTCACGCTCGGCTCCGACGGCGTCGTCGTCGCGGTGCGCGACCGCGAGCCGGTGCGTGCGCCGGCCTTCCGCGTCGAGGTCGTCGACACGACCGGCGCCGGCGACACCTTCTGCGGCGTCTTCGCGGCGCGACTCGCGAGCGGCGGCGAGAGGCTCGACGACCCGGCCGCGCTCGTCGAGCTCGTCCGCTGGGCGACCGCGGCCGCGGCGATCTCGGTCACCCGGCCCGGCGCGGCGGTCTCGACGCCGACGGCGGCCGAGACGGAGTCGTTCCTCGCCGATCACGGCGCCTAG